In Thermococcus gorgonarius, the genomic window TCAAGGCCTTCCGCTACGGCATGCCCCCACACGGCGGTTTTGGTCTCGGTGCAGAGAGGCTAATAAAGCAAATGCTTAACCTGGCGAACATCCGTGAGGTCATCCTGTTCCCGAGGGACAGGAGAAGGCTGACGCCATGACCAAAACCTCTTTATACCATTTTTACCCATAGGTTTCTTGAAACAGTACCTGGAGGTGGAAGAAGATGAAAAAGCCTCTAATGGCTTTGACTGTATTTCTACTCGTCCTCTCTGTATACGGAACCGCTGGATATACTCAGGGGGCTGAAGAAATAGGTTCTTTAAAGCTCATATACTCCGGCTACGTCCTTAAAGGGCAGGTTCTCAAAGTCGGTACGGCAGCGGAGGTCATAACTCTCACTGTGAAGGACGTTACCTCTACTTCATTGATTCTTAGGGTTGTCTCAATTAATGTGTCAACTGATCTGACCCTTTCCCCTGGAGAATTTAAGGACATTCCTCACATCAATCTTGCTGTCTCTCTCAAGTCGCTTAGGGCAGATGATAAAGTGGCCTACATAGACGTCTATTCCCAGAACGGCGTGCTTATTAACCCCCCAAAGAACCCGCCGAAGGTAAGGGTTTACCTGAACACAACGGTTCCGGATGCCGTTGTTGGGCAGGTTGTACCGGTAAAAGTGAACGTGGAAAACCTCGGGCCGGGTGAGATAAGAAACGTGACCATCGAAATGCCCTCAATACCGGGATTGAAGTTGGCCGGAACTTCGGGAAGCAGGACAATTGAAACGCTGTCCGGATACAGTTCAGCTTCCCCGGTGGTGTTCCTTCTGACCCCCACAAGGCCCGGTGAGTTTAACGTTTCAGTAAGGGTTACCTACTACAATGAATCCCTGTCCAAGGTTACAACCGTTAGCGAGCCCCTTACGATAAAGGCTTACACTTCTCCAAGACTCACCGTCAGCATTGGAGGAACAAACTCGAGCCGGATAAACGTTCCTCAAAAGTACGTGGTGTCCAAAAATGGTTCTTTAGCTTACATTTTCATAACCGTTTCCGCCGCCACCGGAGATCCAAACTTTGAATTCGCTAAGAACGTCAGCGTTGAGCTGAAGTACCCCGAGGAAATAACCGGGGTTGAGAAAGTTTACTTTGGCACCATAAAAGCCGGTCAGTCCGCGGACAAGGCCGTCGAGATAAAAATAAACGGTGAGGGAATATACCCAATTGGGGCCGTTCTCCACTACAAGGATCCCCTGGGAAACAGCCATGATTTAGAGCTCGGCACGGCCTTGATAGTTGATTCGACCCCACCGAGGATAGTCGTCAAGAAGGTTCCAGTAATTCCAACCGAAGAACAGGTTCCCGAGGTACTTGAGAACA contains:
- a CDS encoding COG1361 family protein; translation: MKKPLMALTVFLLVLSVYGTAGYTQGAEEIGSLKLIYSGYVLKGQVLKVGTAAEVITLTVKDVTSTSLILRVVSINVSTDLTLSPGEFKDIPHINLAVSLKSLRADDKVAYIDVYSQNGVLINPPKNPPKVRVYLNTTVPDAVVGQVVPVKVNVENLGPGEIRNVTIEMPSIPGLKLAGTSGSRTIETLSGYSSASPVVFLLTPTRPGEFNVSVRVTYYNESLSKVTTVSEPLTIKAYTSPRLTVSIGGTNSSRINVPQKYVVSKNGSLAYIFITVSAATGDPNFEFAKNVSVELKYPEEITGVEKVYFGTIKAGQSADKAVEIKINGEGIYPIGAVLHYKDPLGNSHDLELGTALIVDSTPPRIVVKKVPVIPTEEQVPEVLENTLENSKNPKKIAESVYAVISPYLETEKTIKSLERTIKYLEASVVVLLLLLLILAYLAVGYYREVKTFRRLLLRKRKYKTGGLPKKWSRDELESLVRELRLEKVKENLPPEEGFRL